One region of Rhodocaloribacter litoris genomic DNA includes:
- the aroB gene encoding 3-dehydroquinate synthase, with protein sequence MTHPDLSPIRIDLGPQRGYDVVFQPLEEVPERMAAAGLRPGRCLVVTDEHVAAHYRAPLEAALVAAGWSPLTAVLPPGETTKSAEHLHRLYDLALAHGIDRKTPVLALGGGVVGDLAGYVAATLLRGLPFVQLPTTLIAQVDSALGGKTGINHPLGKNLIGAFHQPVFVCADLRTLDTLPEREWTSGLAEVVKHALIADAAFFTFLQDHWHPLLERRPDVVARTVHRAAAIKAAIVSEDEREHGRRALLNFGHTFGHAIEKVTGYGHFTHGEAVALGMRAALHLSHTLHPDFPLDVADALVRRIPVPEGLATYPIEKLLAAMRVDKKVEAGTVHFVVLRRIGAAYVTGTVPPAAVEAAWTFARTMPS encoded by the coding sequence ATGACGCACCCCGACCTCTCGCCGATCCGTATCGACCTGGGCCCGCAGCGAGGATACGACGTCGTCTTCCAACCGCTCGAGGAGGTGCCGGAACGGATGGCGGCGGCCGGGCTGCGACCGGGGCGCTGCCTCGTGGTCACGGACGAGCACGTGGCGGCCCACTACCGCGCCCCGCTCGAAGCAGCCCTGGTCGCGGCCGGCTGGAGCCCGCTGACGGCGGTGCTCCCCCCCGGCGAGACGACCAAGTCCGCCGAACACCTGCACCGGCTCTACGACCTGGCGCTCGCCCACGGCATCGACCGCAAGACCCCCGTGCTGGCCCTGGGCGGCGGCGTCGTGGGCGACCTGGCCGGGTATGTGGCCGCCACCCTGCTCCGGGGCCTCCCCTTCGTCCAGCTCCCGACCACCCTCATCGCCCAGGTGGACAGCGCCCTGGGCGGTAAGACCGGCATCAACCACCCACTCGGCAAAAACCTCATCGGGGCCTTTCACCAGCCGGTGTTCGTCTGTGCCGACCTCCGGACGCTCGACACCCTCCCCGAACGCGAGTGGACGAGCGGCCTGGCCGAAGTCGTCAAGCACGCCCTCATCGCCGACGCCGCCTTCTTCACCTTCCTCCAGGATCACTGGCACCCCCTGCTTGAACGCCGGCCCGACGTGGTCGCCCGGACCGTGCACCGTGCAGCGGCCATCAAGGCGGCCATCGTCAGCGAGGACGAGCGGGAGCACGGCCGGCGCGCCCTGCTCAACTTCGGCCACACGTTCGGCCACGCCATCGAAAAGGTGACCGGCTACGGGCACTTCACCCACGGCGAGGCCGTGGCCCTGGGCATGCGGGCCGCCCTCCACCTGTCCCATACCCTCCATCCCGACTTTCCCCTGGACGTAGCGGACGCACTCGTCCGCCGCATCCCGGTGCCGGAGGGGCTGGCAACCTATCCGATCGAGAAACTCCTGGCTGCGATGCGGGTGGACAAAAAGGTCGAGGCCGGCACGGTGCACTTCGTCGTGCTCCGCCGCATCGGGGCGGCCTACGTGACCGGCACCGTTCCCCCGGCGGCCGTGGAGGCCGCCTGGACCTTTGCCCGCACCATGCCGTCCTGA
- a CDS encoding translocation/assembly module TamB domain-containing protein, whose product MPFRLLIHIPRKVLALALYAVLGLIVLFFALTRTEVGRDAVRRAIEMRFAATFEGRLYIGKLTGNLVNTLWARDVRLYDPEGRLVLAVDSVVARPRLRQLFRRAVGLGMLELFRPVARLHRAEDGTWNVAAALRPRRPDTTAAPPWDFSSADLRVVDGRVFTTRDGPPPPAVRRGDVFDYTRAVIDTLALQATIDWRPGLRQIDLLHLHARLDTPRFAIDAMDGQFVWQDSVLAIPQFELKAGGTELSLDGAVHDPAALLGGAFRQASLDLNLAPGRLDFDALRRLFPSLPLADAVRMEARLQGPVPALVVERFTLERGRTRIAGGGTLFGLPDSLDFELAFRRNVLRTRDLQAVLPGMSLWRQIRLDSLVAELYTVGVVPLRKTDHRTPVRVNATVDLQSRTGKVVGTLGLRQDPGRPPGFAANLYAEALNLGRLLRRPALRTALYGHIIAEGTGNTLDSLAGHLTMSLQQTDLAGLRVDSLYLDVTADRRHFTGRVLVEQGTADARRGRLTAGFTLDARPGLPTYRLDAVARAFDLGRLLGHDSLATRLNARLALDGTGRADPDLRGTLTLAFDTSTIRLGAVERTLPPHRNRLHLAARHEAGPRLTLSGDLATLRLEGDVPLDVTAGLGRLWGETLAGTLRHHLDKPYRSNTAPEPPAPVDETRRAQARAALTAAGLDSLAVSVTLRLHRSGILAAFLPTLPPLATDLDADLTLIADADHFRLDGTFRADSLHFGTAQEPDGTRSDPAVRLDTLRAGLHAAAVLVPDTLAAPDPRGPAPHRPVFTTRFDARADSVAFATGTGGVQGFPAPTLRLRFDRQRATLELATATRPDGSALHLAASLDLLDDRNRLTLDTLHLATSDYVFVNPEPAAVDLYADAVVVPGLLIESRTTAQQVRTETQRLRVRGTLSASPEDTVFVEAEAVALRRLTDVLAFKPRFGGRLDGRLALTGGLQRPELTGTLNVEAFALNRHILGDLTVSSRYVPGRPDVALALTLHPTRSPDTTFVHGTTLPAVVTRNRLHLDGLLRLPRRDAAGTVEDPGALDLTLDVTRADLFFFELIIGALANVEGYATGQGAIRGTFARPVFQAGLAVRDAAFDVPALNLHLRGGAEVAVDADAIRIRQATFTDKTGGSLDLTGDVHFNDYAFFSFDLTGHLDRVEVIDVAASDELPFYGHIRASGTATLTGPLYNAHLRSTNAVTTPDSELFIPVNETADASDEGFILFADSTGRLPDLRARTRRANILAGRPEGERPFLEGIDLDIDLYAPPGSTVHLVIDPLLGDVINAVGSGRIQLQRREGEFFTFGTFRVDGGDYLFTAGEVFVRRFLIENGGTLTWDGDPINALMDIPASYRTRASRAGLPVLGDASDTSLIPLIVRLQISGRVTAPQVQLSLAIDRSAQSRLGAYEGLEALLNQPERATEYATSVLLTNSFRLTTTSLDNAAGSQLAFNSVSQLVSNQLNRFLNQALPNVDFSFGLQGENAQDLDVTYGVALRLLDERLIIRGEGVYQGSGTDELRNESLQGEFVVEVRLNPNVSVEIFYRREGDVLAENAALTNTTGAGLSYQTEFSTWRSLFRKLFSWLLPEKDEAPPPGDRVATGE is encoded by the coding sequence TTGCCCTTCCGCCTGCTGATACATATCCCGCGCAAGGTGCTCGCCCTCGCGCTGTATGCGGTGCTGGGCCTCATCGTCCTCTTCTTCGCTCTGACCCGAACCGAAGTCGGGCGGGATGCGGTACGCCGGGCCATCGAGATGCGCTTTGCCGCCACGTTCGAGGGGCGGCTCTACATCGGCAAGCTCACCGGCAACCTGGTCAACACCCTGTGGGCCCGCGACGTGCGGCTCTACGACCCCGAGGGCCGGCTCGTGCTCGCGGTCGACTCGGTGGTGGCACGCCCGCGCCTGCGCCAGTTGTTTCGTCGCGCGGTGGGCCTGGGCATGCTCGAACTCTTCCGGCCGGTGGCCCGGCTGCACCGCGCCGAAGACGGCACGTGGAACGTGGCCGCCGCCCTGCGCCCGCGCCGACCCGACACGACGGCCGCCCCTCCCTGGGACTTCTCTTCGGCCGACCTGCGCGTGGTCGACGGGCGGGTCTTCACCACGCGCGACGGCCCGCCCCCGCCCGCCGTCCGCCGGGGCGACGTCTTCGACTACACCCGCGCCGTCATCGACACGCTGGCGCTGCAGGCCACCATCGACTGGCGACCTGGCCTCCGGCAGATCGACCTGCTTCACCTGCACGCCCGGCTGGACACCCCGCGCTTCGCGATCGACGCGATGGACGGCCAGTTCGTCTGGCAGGACAGCGTGCTGGCGATCCCCCAGTTCGAGCTGAAGGCGGGGGGCACCGAGCTGTCCCTGGACGGGGCCGTGCACGATCCGGCCGCCCTCCTCGGCGGGGCGTTCCGGCAGGCCTCGCTGGACCTGAACCTGGCACCCGGCCGCCTCGACTTCGATGCCCTCCGTCGCCTCTTTCCGTCCCTGCCCCTGGCCGACGCGGTCCGCATGGAAGCCCGGCTGCAAGGGCCGGTGCCGGCACTCGTCGTCGAGCGGTTCACCCTCGAACGCGGACGGACCCGCATCGCCGGCGGGGGCACCCTCTTCGGCCTGCCGGATTCGCTCGACTTCGAACTGGCTTTCCGGCGGAACGTGCTGCGTACCCGCGACCTGCAGGCCGTGCTGCCCGGCATGTCCCTCTGGCGACAGATCCGGCTCGACAGCCTGGTGGCCGAGCTCTATACCGTGGGGGTGGTGCCACTCCGGAAGACGGACCACCGGACGCCGGTCCGGGTCAACGCCACCGTAGACCTCCAGAGCCGCACCGGCAAGGTGGTGGGCACCCTCGGCCTGCGGCAAGACCCCGGCCGCCCCCCCGGCTTCGCGGCCAACCTGTACGCCGAAGCCCTGAACCTGGGCCGGCTCCTGAGACGCCCGGCGCTCCGTACCGCCCTCTACGGGCACATCATCGCCGAGGGAACGGGCAACACCCTCGACAGCCTGGCCGGGCACCTTACCATGAGCCTCCAGCAGACCGACCTCGCCGGGCTCCGCGTGGATTCGCTCTACCTGGACGTCACCGCGGACCGGCGGCACTTCACCGGACGGGTCCTCGTGGAACAGGGTACGGCGGATGCCCGTCGCGGCCGCCTGACCGCCGGCTTCACCCTCGACGCCCGCCCCGGCCTCCCCACCTACCGGCTCGACGCCGTCGCCCGTGCGTTCGACCTGGGACGCCTGCTCGGGCATGACTCGCTCGCGACACGCCTGAACGCCCGCCTGGCCCTCGACGGAACCGGACGCGCCGACCCGGACCTCCGGGGCACCCTCACCCTCGCCTTCGACACCTCCACCATCCGCCTCGGCGCCGTCGAACGAACCCTCCCCCCCCACCGGAACCGGCTGCACCTGGCGGCACGCCATGAAGCCGGCCCCCGCCTCACCCTCTCCGGCGACCTCGCCACGCTCCGCCTCGAAGGGGACGTGCCGCTCGACGTCACCGCCGGGCTGGGCCGCCTCTGGGGTGAAACGCTGGCCGGAACCCTGCGCCACCACCTCGACAAACCCTATCGCTCAAACACAGCGCCCGAACCGCCCGCTCCCGTAGACGAAACCAGACGGGCACAGGCACGGGCCGCCCTCACCGCCGCCGGGCTGGATTCGCTGGCCGTCAGCGTCACACTCCGCCTGCATCGCTCCGGCATCCTCGCGGCCTTCCTCCCGACCCTGCCGCCCCTGGCCACCGACCTCGACGCCGACCTCACGCTGATCGCCGACGCCGACCACTTCCGCCTCGATGGCACGTTCCGCGCCGACTCGCTCCACTTCGGCACGGCGCAGGAACCGGACGGAACCCGGTCCGACCCGGCGGTGCGCCTCGACACGCTCCGGGCCGGCCTGCACGCTGCCGCCGTCCTCGTCCCGGACACCCTCGCCGCCCCGGATCCCCGCGGCCCGGCCCCCCACCGCCCCGTCTTTACCACCCGGTTCGACGCCCGGGCGGACTCCGTCGCTTTTGCCACGGGCACCGGCGGCGTGCAGGGTTTCCCCGCCCCCACCCTCCGCCTGCGCTTCGACAGGCAACGGGCCACGCTCGAACTGGCCACCGCCACCCGGCCGGACGGCAGCGCCCTGCACCTGGCCGCTTCCCTCGACCTGCTCGACGACCGCAACCGCCTCACCCTGGACACGCTTCACCTCGCCACCAGCGACTACGTCTTCGTCAACCCCGAACCGGCGGCGGTCGACCTCTACGCCGACGCGGTAGTCGTGCCCGGGCTCCTCATCGAAAGCCGGACCACCGCGCAGCAGGTACGCACCGAGACACAGCGCCTGCGGGTGCGGGGTACCCTCTCCGCCTCCCCCGAGGACACGGTCTTCGTCGAGGCCGAGGCCGTCGCCCTGCGCCGGCTCACCGACGTGCTGGCCTTCAAGCCCCGCTTCGGTGGCCGGCTCGACGGGCGCCTTGCCCTCACCGGCGGCCTGCAACGCCCCGAGCTGACCGGCACGCTGAACGTCGAGGCGTTTGCGCTGAACCGGCACATCCTGGGCGACCTGACCGTGAGCAGCCGCTACGTACCGGGTCGCCCGGACGTGGCGCTCGCCCTGACCCTGCACCCCACCCGCTCGCCCGACACCACCTTCGTCCACGGCACCACGCTCCCGGCCGTCGTCACCCGGAACCGCCTCCACCTCGACGGCCTGCTGCGCCTACCCCGCCGCGACGCCGCCGGCACCGTCGAGGACCCCGGCGCCCTCGACCTCACCCTCGACGTAACACGCGCCGACCTGTTCTTCTTCGAACTGATCATCGGAGCGCTCGCCAACGTCGAGGGCTACGCCACCGGGCAGGGCGCCATCCGTGGCACCTTTGCCCGCCCCGTCTTTCAGGCCGGCCTCGCCGTCCGGGATGCCGCCTTCGACGTACCCGCGCTGAACCTGCACCTGCGCGGCGGCGCCGAGGTCGCCGTGGATGCCGACGCCATCCGCATCCGGCAGGCCACCTTCACCGACAAGACCGGCGGGAGCCTGGACCTCACCGGCGACGTGCACTTCAACGACTACGCTTTCTTCTCCTTCGACCTGACCGGCCACCTGGACCGCGTCGAGGTGATCGACGTGGCCGCCTCCGACGAACTCCCCTTCTACGGGCACATCCGGGCCAGCGGCACCGCCACCCTCACCGGCCCCCTCTACAATGCCCACCTGCGTTCGACCAACGCCGTCACGACGCCCGACAGCGAGCTGTTCATCCCGGTCAACGAAACCGCCGACGCAAGCGACGAGGGCTTCATCCTCTTTGCCGACTCGACCGGCCGGCTCCCCGACCTGCGCGCCCGCACCCGCCGGGCCAACATCCTGGCGGGACGGCCGGAAGGCGAACGCCCCTTCCTCGAAGGCATCGACCTCGACATCGACCTCTACGCTCCCCCCGGTTCGACGGTGCACCTGGTCATCGACCCGCTCCTGGGCGACGTCATCAATGCCGTCGGCAGCGGGCGCATCCAGTTGCAACGGCGCGAAGGCGAATTCTTCACCTTCGGCACGTTCCGCGTCGACGGCGGCGACTACCTCTTCACCGCCGGGGAGGTCTTCGTGCGGCGCTTTCTCATCGAAAACGGCGGCACCCTCACCTGGGACGGCGATCCGATCAACGCCCTGATGGACATCCCGGCCTCCTACCGCACGCGGGCCTCACGGGCCGGCCTGCCCGTCCTGGGCGATGCCAGCGACACCTCGCTGATTCCCCTCATCGTCCGCCTCCAGATCTCCGGGCGGGTCACCGCCCCGCAGGTCCAGCTGAGCCTGGCCATCGACCGGAGCGCCCAGAGCCGCCTGGGCGCCTACGAGGGGCTGGAGGCCCTGCTGAACCAGCCCGAACGCGCCACCGAATACGCCACCAGCGTGCTGCTGACGAACTCGTTCCGCCTCACCACCACCAGCCTCGACAACGCCGCCGGCAGCCAGCTCGCCTTCAACAGCGTCTCCCAACTCGTCTCCAACCAGCTCAACCGTTTCCTGAACCAGGCCCTCCCGAACGTCGACTTCAGCTTCGGCCTTCAGGGCGAGAACGCCCAGGACCTCGACGTCACCTACGGCGTGGCCCTCCGCCTGCTCGACGAACGCCTGATCATCCGGGGCGAAGGGGTCTACCAGGGTTCCGGCACCGACGAGCTCCGCAACGAAAGCCTGCAGGGGGAATTCGTCGTCGAAGTCCGCCTGAACCCGAACGTCTCCGTCGAGATCTTCTACCGGCGCGAGGGGGACGTGCTGGCCGAAAACGCGGCCCTGACGAACACCACCGGCGCCGGCCTCTCGTACCAGACCGAGTTCTCGACGTGGCGCAGCCTGTTTCGAAAACTTTTCAGCTGGCTCCTGCCCGAAAAAGACGAAGCGCCCCCGCCCGGCGACCGGGTCGCCACCGGCGAATGA
- the rnr gene encoding ribonuclease R, whose product MQTVKAPPTRQEMRRAILRLLRNNGDKAYRPKEIARHLGYTDNDTYNLFRETLSDLATQHLVGREKGNRYTFRPRPKQLEGTLSVHPRGFGFVTVEGHAEDYFIPAHRMGTALDGDRVRIGLAARRRGDLKREAEVLEVLERRRTQTVGTFFRQGHFALVRPDDIRLVHDIYVPREAFHGARDGDKVLVSIDLFDDPHARPEGRVLQIIGRADDPNVRVLALALSMDVRTDFPKAVLDEAAALSDRIPRAEVARRLDLRKKRIFTIDPEDAKDFDDAIHIEKLENGNYEVGVHIADVSHYVRPGSALDEEAFRRSTSVYLVDRVVPMLPEKLSNGVCSLRPEEDKLTFSCIMEVTPRGKVVRYRIRESLIHSRQRFTYEEAQAIIEGRNRNHPLAGDVRLANRLAQTLTRKRLAAGSIDFDLPEVRVILDEAGHPVRIVRKERMAANRLIEEFMLLANRTVAEHIGKRKQAPPFVYRVHDQPDAEKISQLAAYIRAFGLRLDVKDGRVNPKQLNALLQDVKDTPQEPVIEEAALRAMAKAKYSTENIGHFGLGFPYYTHFTSPIRRYPDLMVHRLLKAYAAGEKKPDVAELQARCEHASERERAAVEAERESVKLKQVEYISDHVGETFDGVVSGVTGFGIFVELTDLLVEGMVHVRDLDDDYYEYDERTYTLVGLSTGTTFRLGDAVRVRVAAANLETREIDFVLAD is encoded by the coding sequence GTGCAAACCGTCAAGGCGCCTCCCACCCGCCAGGAGATGCGCCGGGCGATCCTGCGCCTGCTGCGGAACAACGGCGACAAGGCCTACCGGCCGAAAGAGATCGCCCGTCACCTCGGCTACACGGACAACGACACGTACAACCTGTTCCGGGAAACCCTCTCCGACCTGGCCACACAGCACCTCGTCGGCCGCGAGAAGGGCAACCGGTACACGTTCCGTCCCCGGCCGAAGCAGCTGGAAGGCACGCTGAGCGTGCATCCCCGGGGCTTCGGCTTCGTCACCGTGGAAGGTCATGCGGAAGACTACTTCATCCCCGCCCACCGCATGGGCACGGCGCTGGACGGCGACCGGGTGCGCATCGGCCTGGCCGCCCGGCGGCGGGGAGACCTCAAGCGCGAGGCGGAGGTGCTCGAGGTGCTCGAACGCCGGCGCACCCAGACCGTCGGCACCTTTTTCCGGCAGGGCCACTTCGCCCTCGTCCGGCCCGACGACATCCGCCTCGTGCACGACATCTACGTGCCGCGCGAAGCCTTCCACGGCGCCCGCGACGGCGACAAGGTCCTCGTCTCCATCGACCTGTTCGATGACCCGCACGCCCGCCCCGAGGGCCGCGTCCTCCAGATCATCGGCCGGGCCGACGACCCGAACGTGCGCGTGCTGGCCCTGGCCCTCAGCATGGACGTGCGCACCGACTTCCCGAAGGCCGTGCTCGACGAGGCCGCTGCCCTCTCCGACCGCATCCCCCGCGCCGAAGTCGCGCGGCGGCTGGACCTGCGCAAGAAGCGCATCTTCACCATCGACCCGGAAGACGCCAAGGACTTCGACGACGCCATCCACATCGAAAAGCTCGAAAACGGCAACTACGAGGTGGGCGTCCACATCGCCGACGTGAGCCACTACGTGCGCCCCGGCTCGGCCCTCGACGAGGAAGCCTTCCGGCGCAGCACGAGCGTCTACCTGGTGGACCGCGTCGTCCCCATGCTGCCGGAGAAGCTCTCCAACGGCGTCTGCTCGCTCCGTCCCGAGGAGGACAAGCTCACCTTCTCCTGCATCATGGAGGTCACGCCGCGCGGCAAGGTGGTTCGCTACCGCATCCGCGAGAGCCTCATCCATTCCCGGCAACGGTTCACCTACGAGGAGGCCCAGGCCATCATCGAAGGCCGTAACCGCAACCATCCGCTGGCCGGCGACGTGCGCCTGGCCAACCGCCTCGCGCAAACCCTCACCCGAAAGCGCCTGGCCGCCGGCTCCATCGACTTCGACCTGCCCGAGGTGCGGGTGATCCTCGACGAGGCCGGGCATCCGGTACGCATCGTCCGAAAAGAACGCATGGCCGCCAACCGCCTCATCGAAGAGTTCATGCTCCTGGCCAACCGCACCGTGGCCGAACACATCGGCAAACGCAAACAGGCACCCCCCTTCGTCTACCGCGTCCACGACCAGCCGGACGCCGAGAAGATCAGCCAGCTGGCCGCCTACATCCGGGCCTTCGGGCTGCGGCTCGACGTGAAAGACGGGCGGGTGAACCCGAAACAGCTCAACGCGCTGCTCCAGGACGTCAAAGACACGCCCCAGGAACCCGTGATCGAAGAAGCGGCCCTCCGGGCCATGGCCAAGGCCAAATACAGCACGGAAAACATCGGGCATTTCGGCCTGGGCTTCCCCTACTACACCCACTTCACGAGCCCGATCCGGCGCTACCCGGACCTGATGGTGCACCGGCTCCTGAAAGCCTATGCGGCCGGGGAGAAAAAACCGGACGTGGCGGAACTGCAGGCCCGGTGCGAACACGCTTCCGAGCGCGAACGCGCCGCCGTCGAGGCCGAACGCGAATCGGTCAAGCTCAAGCAGGTCGAGTACATCTCCGACCATGTGGGCGAGACGTTCGACGGGGTCGTCAGCGGCGTGACCGGCTTCGGCATCTTCGTCGAACTGACCGACCTGCTGGTCGAGGGCATGGTGCACGTGCGCGACCTGGACGACGACTACTACGAATACGACGAGCGCACCTACACCCTGGTCGGCCTCTCGACCGGCACCACCTTCCGCCTGGGCGATGCGGTGCGGGTCCGCGTGGCGGCAGCCAACCTCGAAACCCGCGAGATCGATTTCGTGCTGGCGGACTGA
- a CDS encoding sigma-70 family RNA polymerase sigma factor yields the protein MTEREHEPVWLHVLDGLRNFVARRVPAGEVDDVLQDILLRLHRAAASLRDDRRVEAWIYGIARHAIADFYRKREPVSGKATGVVEEADPDAQPPENLAAYDGDHVVHEEVLSWLRPMAEELPEAYGRALIMADFEGRTLQEVADALGLSLSGAKSRVRRARALLGKALRSCCAIEFGPDARVTAFRRLRRDPR from the coding sequence ATGACCGAACGAGAGCACGAGCCGGTATGGCTCCATGTACTCGATGGCCTGCGAAACTTCGTCGCTCGGCGCGTTCCGGCCGGGGAGGTTGACGACGTGCTCCAGGACATCCTCCTCCGCCTCCACCGTGCCGCTGCCTCGCTTCGCGACGACCGGCGGGTCGAGGCGTGGATCTACGGTATCGCCCGTCATGCCATCGCTGACTTCTATCGAAAGCGCGAACCGGTCTCCGGGAAGGCAACGGGTGTGGTTGAGGAGGCAGATCCGGACGCGCAGCCGCCGGAGAACCTTGCGGCCTACGACGGCGATCATGTCGTTCACGAGGAAGTGCTCTCATGGCTCCGTCCCATGGCGGAGGAGTTGCCCGAGGCATACGGCCGTGCACTTATCATGGCCGACTTCGAAGGGCGCACCCTGCAGGAGGTCGCCGATGCTCTCGGCCTTTCGCTGAGCGGAGCGAAGTCGCGGGTCCGGCGTGCCCGTGCCCTGCTTGGGAAGGCGCTTCGGTCGTGTTGCGCGATCGAGTTCGGTCCCGATGCCCGCGTGACGGCGTTCCGGCGTCTCAGGCGCGATCCGCGCTGA
- a CDS encoding bifunctional helix-turn-helix transcriptional regulator/GNAT family N-acetyltransferase, with the protein MNTEALAARVNTVRRFNRFYTRQLGLLQDSFLQSPFSLPEARVVYELAQHEETTASRLCQELGMDPGYMSRILRRLKRQGFVEKRPSEHDARQYLVSLTEKGQKAFAGLNAASRSDIERLLSKLSDEEQRRLVQAMKTVETLLGAPPEHRASYILRPPYSGDLGWVVHRHGVLYREEYGWNEEFEALVAEIVARFVQNFDPVRERCWIAEMNGENVGSVFLVKKTDTTAQLRLLLVEPKARGLGIGRRLVQECTRFARQAGYSKIVLWTNNVLTAARHIYEREGYRLLKEESHHSFGQDLVGEYWELALQVDAR; encoded by the coding sequence ATGAATACAGAGGCACTTGCAGCGCGTGTCAACACGGTCCGGCGATTCAATCGTTTCTATACCCGACAGCTCGGACTGCTACAGGATAGTTTTCTGCAGAGTCCTTTTTCTCTGCCTGAAGCTCGTGTGGTCTACGAACTGGCCCAGCACGAAGAGACGACAGCAAGCCGTCTTTGCCAGGAACTGGGCATGGACCCGGGCTACATGAGCCGGATCTTGCGCAGGCTGAAGCGACAGGGCTTCGTCGAAAAACGACCCTCCGAGCACGACGCCCGGCAATACCTGGTTTCCCTGACCGAGAAAGGGCAAAAGGCCTTCGCCGGGCTGAATGCAGCTTCCCGGAGCGACATCGAGCGGTTGTTGAGCAAGCTGTCGGACGAAGAGCAACGACGCCTGGTGCAGGCCATGAAGACCGTCGAGACCCTGCTCGGTGCTCCTCCTGAGCATCGGGCGTCCTACATTTTGCGCCCTCCTTATTCCGGCGATCTGGGTTGGGTGGTCCATCGCCACGGCGTGCTCTATCGCGAGGAATACGGGTGGAATGAAGAATTCGAAGCACTGGTCGCCGAGATCGTCGCCCGATTCGTTCAAAACTTCGATCCGGTGCGCGAACGCTGCTGGATCGCCGAGATGAACGGCGAAAACGTAGGCTCGGTCTTTCTCGTGAAAAAGACCGATACGACGGCCCAGTTGCGGCTACTGCTGGTGGAGCCCAAAGCGCGCGGGCTGGGCATCGGCAGGCGTCTGGTACAGGAATGCACACGATTCGCACGACAGGCCGGCTACAGCAAGATTGTGCTGTGGACCAACAACGTGCTCACGGCGGCGCGGCACATCTACGAACGAGAAGGCTACCGATTGCTTAAAGAAGAATCCCACCACAGCTTTGGCCAGGATCTCGTGGGCGAGTACTGGGAGCTGGCGCTCCAAGTGGACGCACGCTGA
- a CDS encoding ArsI/CadI family heavy metal resistance metalloenzyme yields MKRMHVMLRVKNIDEAVAFYSALFGTEPTKRKPDYAKWMLDDPRVNFSVAEKEDAFGIEHLGIQAETPEELEELRERVGRAGGTVNNEGETTCCYANSDKTWVVDQQGVAWEVFYTRGEAKTYFAVKAPAVEGTQEAVCC; encoded by the coding sequence ATGAAACGGATGCACGTCATGCTGCGCGTCAAGAACATCGACGAGGCTGTTGCCTTCTACTCCGCCCTGTTCGGAACCGAACCAACGAAGCGAAAACCGGACTATGCGAAGTGGATGCTTGATGATCCCCGGGTGAACTTCTCCGTGGCTGAGAAAGAAGACGCCTTCGGAATCGAACACCTCGGCATTCAGGCCGAAACGCCGGAAGAGCTGGAGGAACTCCGGGAGCGGGTCGGCCGGGCCGGGGGCACGGTCAACAATGAGGGGGAGACGACGTGCTGCTATGCGAACTCGGACAAGACGTGGGTGGTGGACCAGCAGGGCGTCGCGTGGGAGGTGTTCTACACGCGTGGTGAGGCGAAGACGTACTTCGCCGTGAAGGCTCCTGCCGTGGAGGGTACACAAGAGGCGGTGTGCTGTTAG
- a CDS encoding cupin domain-containing protein codes for MSLVSFYRWDDLERERVNDLLDRRLITGERVMLAHVYLKKGCIVPKHRHVNEQITYVLEGALRFWIGEDEREEVIVHAGEVLHIPSNVPHKAEALEDTLDVDIFSPPRQDWLDKTDDYLRSSPGN; via the coding sequence ATGAGCCTTGTATCCTTCTATCGCTGGGACGACCTGGAACGGGAACGGGTCAACGACCTGCTCGACCGGCGCCTGATCACCGGTGAACGCGTCATGCTGGCCCACGTCTACCTCAAGAAAGGCTGCATCGTCCCGAAACACCGGCACGTGAACGAGCAGATCACCTACGTCCTGGAGGGGGCGCTGCGCTTCTGGATCGGGGAAGACGAACGCGAGGAGGTGATCGTGCACGCGGGGGAGGTACTGCACATCCCGTCGAACGTGCCCCACAAAGCCGAGGCGCTCGAAGACACGCTGGACGTGGACATTTTCAGCCCGCCCCGCCAGGACTGGCTTGACAAAACCGACGACTACCTCCGAAGCTCGCCGGGGAACTGA